A genomic region of Catalinimonas niigatensis contains the following coding sequences:
- a CDS encoding PAS domain S-box protein: MDKGRLNEIFNDASEAVVIFDKQGSIIYFNSTAHYLFQYTSTKAEGKSIFDLIEQEIHQELKEFLTHPTSSKHILEQKAFIIRQDEQLLPVSFLLSTITHEKGNIYMMVIEALAASEDALSLNYKLLADNVPDTVSLYNAQFNCLYVNPAVQQLYGYRQAEYIGIGGFLDLIADEDKARIHQEVEQDTQHKIALSTYTYSAYRSNGELISVHNTVKRTFDTQGKLNRLIAYEKASVQEPKSQISKVTDAALLLLDGQWKINYVSPATTSLLDIATIHGKVFTDILHPEDQHTVYHVDDVPILNGISSMQYRLRIKQEGAYQNMRVILDKFYNEKGERTHTTARLYPIHEQETIDLQAAPQYLKLIAEYVEEVVCFFKQDLTLKYISPSVKQILGYTQDELQGREIFSIIHAKDRLKAEHRFKSDRNMLDENFRCRFVTKEGAFLELELDFRMLEEPSKAGETLPFLVLLKPVAHAGALSDPADLFADVFNYLADAIALVALPSLTIQRVNTKFLEIFAASAKEAEGKPVQILFDKETNLQPLENALLNMKAFQQNIRCCNMQQTPFWANAAISFFQVEQQNFALLRISDISELKDNEERLQKARSEAERMLKTREDFLSTMSHEIRTPLNAVLGMTHLMLQGTPREDQVKLLQTLKFSGDSLTALINDVLDYSKIEAGKLEFAQDDFNLIEFLKGIKLTYKNLAQDKGLLFRTLVEEELPDMLNGDVNRLGQILNNLLSNAIKFTEDGQVILSVYVDSEKEDEYTLLFEVADTGIGIPKDKQTIIFDPYKQASQRTSRYFGGTGLGLSIVKKLVDIFGGEIDLQSHEGKGSTFKVKIPFNKVANAGSFSPQSDHSFIHEFQPLDGLKVLYVEDVIPNQFLMEGLCDTWHIQLDTALNGLEALEKVKQNHYDLILMDIQMPEMDGFEATQEIRNLKDPHYSNIPILALSASVSDGTRLRIKENGMDDYITKPINPKDLHHKLSHFSKIVSTNIVSDRAESEHEDAVLTNDVILDTPDFSQLRALYINDLSDYVKILQQILKLTQDSTATMKQALQIGHEELFRSNGHKIMSYIKLMKLQEMEEIVNSIKLKFDEYSKSSGKYIPILNQHFNYFILNLKKEIEEHSS; encoded by the coding sequence ATGGATAAAGGCAGACTTAATGAAATATTCAATGATGCTTCTGAAGCTGTTGTTATTTTTGACAAGCAAGGGAGTATTATTTACTTCAATTCAACTGCCCACTATTTATTTCAGTACACTTCTACTAAAGCAGAAGGCAAAAGTATATTTGATCTAATAGAGCAGGAAATACATCAGGAATTGAAAGAATTTCTGACGCATCCTACTTCTTCCAAACATATATTAGAACAAAAGGCATTTATCATTCGCCAGGATGAACAACTTTTGCCGGTAAGCTTTCTGCTTAGTACCATAACTCACGAAAAAGGCAATATCTATATGATGGTAATTGAAGCTCTGGCTGCTAGTGAAGATGCACTTAGTTTAAATTATAAATTACTGGCAGACAATGTGCCTGATACTGTTTCCTTGTATAATGCACAGTTTAATTGCTTATATGTCAATCCGGCAGTACAGCAACTTTATGGCTATCGTCAGGCCGAATATATTGGAATAGGAGGTTTTCTGGATCTTATAGCTGATGAAGATAAAGCACGAATCCATCAAGAGGTTGAACAAGATACGCAGCATAAGATTGCTTTAAGCACCTATACATACAGTGCCTATCGGAGTAATGGAGAGCTAATAAGTGTACACAATACTGTGAAGAGGACTTTTGATACGCAAGGAAAGCTAAATCGCCTCATTGCCTATGAAAAAGCTTCTGTCCAAGAACCTAAGTCCCAAATCTCCAAAGTTACAGATGCAGCACTTCTACTGCTAGATGGCCAGTGGAAGATCAACTATGTCAGTCCTGCTACTACTTCATTACTGGATATTGCTACTATTCATGGAAAGGTATTTACAGATATTCTTCATCCCGAGGATCAGCATACGGTTTATCATGTAGACGATGTTCCGATTCTTAATGGTATTTCAAGTATGCAATACCGCCTCAGGATAAAGCAAGAAGGTGCTTATCAAAACATGAGAGTAATATTGGATAAATTCTATAATGAAAAAGGAGAACGCACGCATACTACTGCGCGGCTCTATCCTATTCATGAACAGGAAACCATTGACTTACAGGCAGCGCCACAATACCTAAAACTTATAGCTGAATATGTGGAAGAGGTGGTCTGCTTTTTTAAGCAAGACCTTACACTAAAATATATTAGTCCTTCTGTAAAACAAATATTAGGTTATACACAAGATGAACTTCAGGGGAGAGAAATTTTCTCCATCATTCATGCTAAGGATCGCCTGAAAGCAGAACACCGTTTCAAAAGTGACAGGAATATGCTGGATGAAAACTTCAGATGTCGTTTCGTCACCAAAGAAGGCGCTTTTCTTGAGTTAGAACTGGACTTTAGGATGTTAGAAGAACCCTCTAAAGCTGGAGAAACGCTTCCTTTTCTAGTACTTCTTAAACCAGTAGCACATGCAGGAGCCTTATCTGACCCTGCGGATTTATTTGCGGATGTATTTAACTATCTGGCAGATGCTATTGCATTGGTAGCATTACCCTCTTTAACCATCCAGCGGGTAAATACCAAATTTCTGGAGATATTTGCAGCTTCAGCCAAAGAAGCTGAAGGAAAGCCTGTCCAAATTTTATTTGACAAAGAGACAAATCTTCAGCCTTTGGAAAATGCTTTGTTGAATATGAAAGCCTTTCAACAAAATATACGTTGTTGCAATATGCAGCAAACACCTTTCTGGGCAAATGCCGCCATTTCTTTCTTCCAGGTAGAGCAGCAAAATTTTGCTTTGCTACGTATCTCCGATATCAGTGAGCTTAAAGACAATGAGGAGAGATTGCAAAAAGCGCGTTCAGAAGCTGAACGTATGCTTAAAACCAGAGAAGATTTTCTTTCTACCATGAGTCATGAAATCAGGACTCCCCTTAATGCTGTATTAGGAATGACCCATCTGATGCTCCAGGGTACTCCCAGAGAAGATCAGGTCAAACTCCTGCAAACGCTTAAATTTTCCGGCGACAGCCTTACAGCACTTATCAATGATGTACTCGATTATTCAAAAATTGAGGCTGGTAAATTAGAGTTTGCCCAGGACGACTTCAATCTGATAGAGTTTTTGAAAGGCATTAAACTCACATACAAAAATCTGGCACAGGATAAAGGGTTGCTTTTCCGAACCTTAGTAGAAGAAGAACTTCCCGATATGCTCAATGGCGATGTTAATCGTCTGGGGCAAATCCTCAATAACCTCCTCAGCAATGCTATCAAGTTTACAGAAGATGGGCAAGTTATTCTCAGTGTATATGTTGACTCCGAAAAAGAAGATGAATATACTCTTTTATTTGAAGTAGCTGACACTGGCATAGGAATTCCGAAAGATAAGCAAACGATTATCTTTGACCCCTACAAACAGGCAAGCCAACGTACCTCCCGCTATTTTGGAGGCACAGGCTTAGGCTTATCCATCGTTAAAAAACTGGTGGATATATTTGGTGGAGAAATTGATTTGCAAAGCCACGAGGGAAAAGGAAGTACTTTCAAAGTAAAGATTCCTTTTAATAAAGTAGCAAACGCAGGTTCCTTCTCACCCCAAAGTGATCACAGCTTTATTCATGAATTTCAGCCGCTGGATGGATTAAAAGTGCTGTACGTGGAAGATGTGATTCCCAATCAGTTTTTAATGGAAGGCTTATGTGATACCTGGCATATCCAACTGGATACTGCACTTAATGGACTGGAAGCCCTTGAGAAAGTAAAACAAAACCATTATGACCTCATTCTGATGGATATACAAATGCCTGAAATGGATGGGTTTGAGGCTACTCAGGAAATCCGTAACCTGAAAGACCCGCACTATAGCAACATCCCTATTCTGGCGCTATCAGCTTCTGTTTCAGATGGTACCCGTTTGCGCATTAAGGAGAATGGTATGGATGATTATATCACGAAACCCATCAACCCCAAAGATTTACATCATAAGCTCAGCCATTTCTCCAAAATAGTAAGTACTAATATCGTAAGCGACAGAGCTGAGTCAGAGCATGAAGATGCAGTGCTTACAAATGACGTTATATTGGATACCCCGGATTTTTCACAACTACGGGCATTATATATCAATGATCTTTCCGATTATGTAAAAATATTACAGCAAATCCTTAAGCTTACACAGGACAGTACTGCCACCATGAAGCAGGCTTTACAGATAGGACACGAAGAGTTATTCCGCTCCAATGGGCATAAGATCATGTCTTATATTAAGCTTATGAAATTGCAAGAGATGGAAGAAATCGTCAACAGTATCAAGTTGAAGTTTGATGAGTATAGTAAATCTTCCGGTAAATATATCCCCATATTAAATCAACACTTCAATTATTTTATACTCAACCTAAAAAAAGAAATTGAGGAACATTCATCATGA